Proteins co-encoded in one Conger conger chromosome 4, fConCon1.1, whole genome shotgun sequence genomic window:
- the tfap2a gene encoding transcription factor AP-2-alpha isoform X1, producing the protein MKMLWKLTDNIKYEDCEDRHDGTSNGTARLPQLGSVGQSPYTSAPPLSHTPNSDFQPPYFPPPYQPIYPQSQDPYSHVNDPYSLNSLHAQPQPQHPGWPGQRQSQESSLLHQHRGLPHQLCREYRREVLLPSGHGIDPGLTDSIPIHGIPHSLEDVQHVEDQGIHIPDQTVIKKGPVSLSKNSNVSAIPINKDGLFGGVVNPNEVFCSVPGRLSLLSSTSKYKVTVAEVQRRLSPPECLNASLLGGVLRRAKSKNGGRSLREKLDKIGLNLPAGRRKAANVTLLTSLVEGEAVHLARDFGYVCETEFPAKAIAEYVNRQHSDPNEQVQRKNMLLASKQICKEFTDLLSQDRSPLGNSRPQPILEPGIQSCLTHFSLISHGFGTPAMCAALTALQNYLTEAIKAMDKMYLNNNPNSHSDNGTKGGEKDEKHRK; encoded by the exons ATGAAAATGCTTTGGAAATTAACCgacaatattaaatatgaagaCTGCGAG GATCGTCACGACGGTACCAGCAATGGGACAGCCAGGTTACCTCAGCTGGGGAGCGTGGGTCAGTCTCCTTACACCAGCGCCCCTCCGCTCTCCCACACTCCAAACTCCGACTTCCAGCCTCCTTACTTTCCTCCACCTTACCAGCCCATTTACCCCCAGTCTCAGGACCCTTATTCGCACGTCAACGACCCCTATTCCCTCAACTCTCTTCATGCCCAGCCGCAGCCGCAGCACCCGGGCTGGCCGGGACAAAGGCAAAGTCAGGAAAGCAGTTTGCTGCATCAGCATCGCGGGCTGCCCCATCAGCTGTGTAGGGAGTACCGGAGAGAAGTCCTTCTCCCGTCAGGTCACGGAATTGATCCGGGACTCACAGATTCTATCCCTATCCATGGAATACCTCATTCTCTAGAAGATGTTCAG CATGTTGAGGATCAAGGCATTCACATCCCAGACCAGACTGTAATTAAGAAAG gtCCTGTATCCTTATCCAAGAACAGTAACGTGTCGGCAATCCCTATCAACAAGGATGGTCTTTTCGGCGGTGTGGTAAACCCCAACGAAGTCTTCTGTTCGGTTCCGGGTCGCCTGTCTCTTCTCAGCTCAACATCAAAGTACAAGGTCACGGTGGCGGAAGTGCAGAGACGCCTCTCGCCGCCTGAGTGTCTCAATGCGTCTCTGCTGGGCGGGGTGTTGAGGAG AGCCAAATCTAAGAACGGAGGAAGGTCCTTAAGAGAAAAATTGGATAAAATTGGATTAAATCTACCCGCTGGTAGACGCAAGGCCGCTAACGTTACACTACTGACGTCATTAGTAGAGG gCGAAGCAGTACATCTTGCCAGAGATTTTGGTTATGTATGCGAGACAGAGTTCCCCGCCAAGGCTATAGCTGAATATGTAAACCGTCAGCATTCCGACCCAAATGAACAAGTccaaagaaaaaacatgttatTGGCATCGAA ACAAATCTGCAAAGAATTCACAGACCTGCTTTCCCAGGACCGCTCACCCTTGGGGAATTCTCGACCACAACCTATTCTTGAGCCAGGGATTCAAAGTTGTTTGACCCACTTCAGTCTTATTTCTCATGGATTCGGGACCCCTGCCATGTGCGCCGCTCTCACTGCGTTACAGAACTATCTGACTGAGGCAATTAAAGCCATGGACAAAATGTACCTCAACAATAACCCCAACAGCCACTCAGACAACGGCACTAAAGGTGGAGAAAAAGACGAGAAGCACAGAAAGTGA
- the tmem14ca gene encoding transmembrane protein 14C, which yields MPVDWVGYGYAALIASGGIMGYVKKGSMPSLAAGLLFGGVAGLGAYRTTQDPKDIWVSLAASGTLAGIMGMRFFKSKKFMPAGLMATASILMVGKIGVGMLQKPHES from the exons ATGCCTGTTGACTGGGTTGGATATGGCTATGCTGCCCTTATTGCATCAGGTGGAATTATGGGTTATGTAAAGAAAG GCAGTATGCCCTCCCTGGCTGCAGGCCTTCTTTTTGGGGGAGTAGCAGGGTTGGGTGCTTACCGGACCACTCAGGACCCAAAGGACATTTGGGTTTCTCTAG CTGCTTCTGGAACCCTGGCTGGTATTATGGGAATGAGATTTTTTAAATCGAAGAAGTTCATGCCAGCTGGCCTCATGGCAACAGCAAG TATCCTCATGGTGGGGAAGATTGGTGTTGGCATGCTACAGAAGCCCCATGAATCATAA
- the LOC133126155 gene encoding tRNA selenocysteine 1-associated protein 1-like, which produces MFNRNASIWMGDLEPYMDEDFIKEAFNSMGETARGVKIICHRVTGGPAGYCFVELEDEASVDRCVLRLNGKLVPASNPPRKFKLNYATHGKRPDGGPEYSVFVGDLSSEVDDFQLYDFFVKKYPSCKGGKVVTDVYGNSRGYGFVKFGDEREQKKALEECQNTKGLGGKPVRISIAVNKSNKTNNYHQNQSYNNYQQQYYQQPYPQNYYPQWGYDPYNSYNYGYGSYGHPPPGPGIMYPPPPLDMPPPPTFTQESTEFQPAQESTEDAEEEVIEEPSPQLDVDALNRQYMERSEELYDSLMDCHWQPLDCVTSEIPASSGR; this is translated from the exons ATGTTCAACAGAAATGCTAGTATATGGATGGGCGAT CTGGAGCCATACATGGATGAGGATTTCATTAAAGAAGCCTTCAATTCCATGGGAGAGACAGCACGTGGCGTTAAAATCATTTGCCACAGAGTAACTGG TGGTCCGGCTGGCTATTGCTTTGTGGAATTAGAAGATGAAGCTAGCGTTGACCGTTGCGTTCTAAGGCTTAATGGGAAGTTGGTTCCTGCATCAAATCCA CCCCGAAAGTTTAAGTTAAACTATGCCACACATGGGAAGAGGCCAGATGGAGG GCCAGAGTATTCTGTTTTTGTTGGTGACCTCAGTTCAGAAGTGGATGACTTTCAACTTTACGACTTCTTTGTGAAGAAATACCCCTCGTGCAAAGGAGGGAAAGTGGTCACAGACGTATATGGGAACTCTAG AGGTTACGGCTTTGTCAAATTCGGGGATGAAAGGGAGCAGAAGAAAGCCCTTGAGGAGTGTCAGAACACCAAGGGTCTTGGAGGGAAACCCGTCAGAATCAGCATAGCTGTGAACAAAAG CAACAAGACGAATAATTATCACCAAAACCAGAGCTACAACAACTACCAGCAGCAATACTACCAACAACCGTATCCGCAGAACTACTACCCCCAGTGGGGATATGATCCTTACAACAGTTACAACTATGGGTACGGATCCTATGGACACCCTCCCCCAGGCCCGGGAATAATGTACCCACCCCCACCACTGGACatgccccctcctcccaccttcACACAGGAGTCCACCGAG TTCCAGCCAGCACAAGAATCCACAGAAGATGCAGAGGAAGAAGTCATTGAAG AGCCGAGCCCTCAGCTGGATGTGGACGCGCTGAACCGGCAGTACATGGAGCGCAGCGAGGAGCTGTACGACTCGCTCATGGACTGTCACTGGCAGCCCTTGGACTGTGTCACCTCCGAGATCCCCGCTTCGTCGGGCCGCTGA
- the tfap2a gene encoding transcription factor AP-2-alpha isoform X2 codes for MLVHSFSAMDRHDGTSNGTARLPQLGSVGQSPYTSAPPLSHTPNSDFQPPYFPPPYQPIYPQSQDPYSHVNDPYSLNSLHAQPQPQHPGWPGQRQSQESSLLHQHRGLPHQLCREYRREVLLPSGHGIDPGLTDSIPIHGIPHSLEDVQHVEDQGIHIPDQTVIKKGPVSLSKNSNVSAIPINKDGLFGGVVNPNEVFCSVPGRLSLLSSTSKYKVTVAEVQRRLSPPECLNASLLGGVLRRAKSKNGGRSLREKLDKIGLNLPAGRRKAANVTLLTSLVEGEAVHLARDFGYVCETEFPAKAIAEYVNRQHSDPNEQVQRKNMLLASKQICKEFTDLLSQDRSPLGNSRPQPILEPGIQSCLTHFSLISHGFGTPAMCAALTALQNYLTEAIKAMDKMYLNNNPNSHSDNGTKGGEKDEKHRK; via the exons ATGTTAGTGCACAGTTTTTCCGCGATG GATCGTCACGACGGTACCAGCAATGGGACAGCCAGGTTACCTCAGCTGGGGAGCGTGGGTCAGTCTCCTTACACCAGCGCCCCTCCGCTCTCCCACACTCCAAACTCCGACTTCCAGCCTCCTTACTTTCCTCCACCTTACCAGCCCATTTACCCCCAGTCTCAGGACCCTTATTCGCACGTCAACGACCCCTATTCCCTCAACTCTCTTCATGCCCAGCCGCAGCCGCAGCACCCGGGCTGGCCGGGACAAAGGCAAAGTCAGGAAAGCAGTTTGCTGCATCAGCATCGCGGGCTGCCCCATCAGCTGTGTAGGGAGTACCGGAGAGAAGTCCTTCTCCCGTCAGGTCACGGAATTGATCCGGGACTCACAGATTCTATCCCTATCCATGGAATACCTCATTCTCTAGAAGATGTTCAG CATGTTGAGGATCAAGGCATTCACATCCCAGACCAGACTGTAATTAAGAAAG gtCCTGTATCCTTATCCAAGAACAGTAACGTGTCGGCAATCCCTATCAACAAGGATGGTCTTTTCGGCGGTGTGGTAAACCCCAACGAAGTCTTCTGTTCGGTTCCGGGTCGCCTGTCTCTTCTCAGCTCAACATCAAAGTACAAGGTCACGGTGGCGGAAGTGCAGAGACGCCTCTCGCCGCCTGAGTGTCTCAATGCGTCTCTGCTGGGCGGGGTGTTGAGGAG AGCCAAATCTAAGAACGGAGGAAGGTCCTTAAGAGAAAAATTGGATAAAATTGGATTAAATCTACCCGCTGGTAGACGCAAGGCCGCTAACGTTACACTACTGACGTCATTAGTAGAGG gCGAAGCAGTACATCTTGCCAGAGATTTTGGTTATGTATGCGAGACAGAGTTCCCCGCCAAGGCTATAGCTGAATATGTAAACCGTCAGCATTCCGACCCAAATGAACAAGTccaaagaaaaaacatgttatTGGCATCGAA ACAAATCTGCAAAGAATTCACAGACCTGCTTTCCCAGGACCGCTCACCCTTGGGGAATTCTCGACCACAACCTATTCTTGAGCCAGGGATTCAAAGTTGTTTGACCCACTTCAGTCTTATTTCTCATGGATTCGGGACCCCTGCCATGTGCGCCGCTCTCACTGCGTTACAGAACTATCTGACTGAGGCAATTAAAGCCATGGACAAAATGTACCTCAACAATAACCCCAACAGCCACTCAGACAACGGCACTAAAGGTGGAGAAAAAGACGAGAAGCACAGAAAGTGA
- the tfap2a gene encoding transcription factor AP-2-alpha isoform X3 has protein sequence MKTARIVTTVPAMGQPGYLSWGAWSQDPYSHVNDPYSLNSLHAQPQPQHPGWPGQRQSQESSLLHQHRGLPHQLCREYRREVLLPSGHGIDPGLTDSIPIHGIPHSLEDVQHVEDQGIHIPDQTVIKKGPVSLSKNSNVSAIPINKDGLFGGVVNPNEVFCSVPGRLSLLSSTSKYKVTVAEVQRRLSPPECLNASLLGGVLRRAKSKNGGRSLREKLDKIGLNLPAGRRKAANVTLLTSLVEGEAVHLARDFGYVCETEFPAKAIAEYVNRQHSDPNEQVQRKNMLLASKQICKEFTDLLSQDRSPLGNSRPQPILEPGIQSCLTHFSLISHGFGTPAMCAALTALQNYLTEAIKAMDKMYLNNNPNSHSDNGTKGGEKDEKHRK, from the exons atgaagaCTGCGAG GATCGTCACGACGGTACCAGCAATGGGACAGCCAGGTTACCTCAGCTGGGGAGCGTGG TCTCAGGACCCTTATTCGCACGTCAACGACCCCTATTCCCTCAACTCTCTTCATGCCCAGCCGCAGCCGCAGCACCCGGGCTGGCCGGGACAAAGGCAAAGTCAGGAAAGCAGTTTGCTGCATCAGCATCGCGGGCTGCCCCATCAGCTGTGTAGGGAGTACCGGAGAGAAGTCCTTCTCCCGTCAGGTCACGGAATTGATCCGGGACTCACAGATTCTATCCCTATCCATGGAATACCTCATTCTCTAGAAGATGTTCAG CATGTTGAGGATCAAGGCATTCACATCCCAGACCAGACTGTAATTAAGAAAG gtCCTGTATCCTTATCCAAGAACAGTAACGTGTCGGCAATCCCTATCAACAAGGATGGTCTTTTCGGCGGTGTGGTAAACCCCAACGAAGTCTTCTGTTCGGTTCCGGGTCGCCTGTCTCTTCTCAGCTCAACATCAAAGTACAAGGTCACGGTGGCGGAAGTGCAGAGACGCCTCTCGCCGCCTGAGTGTCTCAATGCGTCTCTGCTGGGCGGGGTGTTGAGGAG AGCCAAATCTAAGAACGGAGGAAGGTCCTTAAGAGAAAAATTGGATAAAATTGGATTAAATCTACCCGCTGGTAGACGCAAGGCCGCTAACGTTACACTACTGACGTCATTAGTAGAGG gCGAAGCAGTACATCTTGCCAGAGATTTTGGTTATGTATGCGAGACAGAGTTCCCCGCCAAGGCTATAGCTGAATATGTAAACCGTCAGCATTCCGACCCAAATGAACAAGTccaaagaaaaaacatgttatTGGCATCGAA ACAAATCTGCAAAGAATTCACAGACCTGCTTTCCCAGGACCGCTCACCCTTGGGGAATTCTCGACCACAACCTATTCTTGAGCCAGGGATTCAAAGTTGTTTGACCCACTTCAGTCTTATTTCTCATGGATTCGGGACCCCTGCCATGTGCGCCGCTCTCACTGCGTTACAGAACTATCTGACTGAGGCAATTAAAGCCATGGACAAAATGTACCTCAACAATAACCCCAACAGCCACTCAGACAACGGCACTAAAGGTGGAGAAAAAGACGAGAAGCACAGAAAGTGA
- the tfap2a gene encoding transcription factor AP-2-alpha isoform X4, with protein sequence MGQPGYLSWGAWSQDPYSHVNDPYSLNSLHAQPQPQHPGWPGQRQSQESSLLHQHRGLPHQLCREYRREVLLPSGHGIDPGLTDSIPIHGIPHSLEDVQHVEDQGIHIPDQTVIKKGPVSLSKNSNVSAIPINKDGLFGGVVNPNEVFCSVPGRLSLLSSTSKYKVTVAEVQRRLSPPECLNASLLGGVLRRAKSKNGGRSLREKLDKIGLNLPAGRRKAANVTLLTSLVEGEAVHLARDFGYVCETEFPAKAIAEYVNRQHSDPNEQVQRKNMLLASKQICKEFTDLLSQDRSPLGNSRPQPILEPGIQSCLTHFSLISHGFGTPAMCAALTALQNYLTEAIKAMDKMYLNNNPNSHSDNGTKGGEKDEKHRK encoded by the exons ATGGGACAGCCAGGTTACCTCAGCTGGGGAGCGTGG TCTCAGGACCCTTATTCGCACGTCAACGACCCCTATTCCCTCAACTCTCTTCATGCCCAGCCGCAGCCGCAGCACCCGGGCTGGCCGGGACAAAGGCAAAGTCAGGAAAGCAGTTTGCTGCATCAGCATCGCGGGCTGCCCCATCAGCTGTGTAGGGAGTACCGGAGAGAAGTCCTTCTCCCGTCAGGTCACGGAATTGATCCGGGACTCACAGATTCTATCCCTATCCATGGAATACCTCATTCTCTAGAAGATGTTCAG CATGTTGAGGATCAAGGCATTCACATCCCAGACCAGACTGTAATTAAGAAAG gtCCTGTATCCTTATCCAAGAACAGTAACGTGTCGGCAATCCCTATCAACAAGGATGGTCTTTTCGGCGGTGTGGTAAACCCCAACGAAGTCTTCTGTTCGGTTCCGGGTCGCCTGTCTCTTCTCAGCTCAACATCAAAGTACAAGGTCACGGTGGCGGAAGTGCAGAGACGCCTCTCGCCGCCTGAGTGTCTCAATGCGTCTCTGCTGGGCGGGGTGTTGAGGAG AGCCAAATCTAAGAACGGAGGAAGGTCCTTAAGAGAAAAATTGGATAAAATTGGATTAAATCTACCCGCTGGTAGACGCAAGGCCGCTAACGTTACACTACTGACGTCATTAGTAGAGG gCGAAGCAGTACATCTTGCCAGAGATTTTGGTTATGTATGCGAGACAGAGTTCCCCGCCAAGGCTATAGCTGAATATGTAAACCGTCAGCATTCCGACCCAAATGAACAAGTccaaagaaaaaacatgttatTGGCATCGAA ACAAATCTGCAAAGAATTCACAGACCTGCTTTCCCAGGACCGCTCACCCTTGGGGAATTCTCGACCACAACCTATTCTTGAGCCAGGGATTCAAAGTTGTTTGACCCACTTCAGTCTTATTTCTCATGGATTCGGGACCCCTGCCATGTGCGCCGCTCTCACTGCGTTACAGAACTATCTGACTGAGGCAATTAAAGCCATGGACAAAATGTACCTCAACAATAACCCCAACAGCCACTCAGACAACGGCACTAAAGGTGGAGAAAAAGACGAGAAGCACAGAAAGTGA